One stretch of Prunus persica cultivar Lovell chromosome G1, Prunus_persica_NCBIv2, whole genome shotgun sequence DNA includes these proteins:
- the LOC18791631 gene encoding protein SLOW GREEN 1, chloroplastic — protein MNSSSTLASSSSSSSLFHFKLTPSKPTQPFLLRFAPPHSHNSHHAPALKITASSTNHNTLLPSNGGHNSNPILQNLKHYAKAAILIGVAATMFTKSSTLLARAEPQPTLTEQAPTQVSDDENQSSSPLSDFLGSNSEAIEALKSLLQQKLENGEDGEALKILQRLASAQPSATEWKFMMARVLSEMGENENARQVFEEILAADPLSFEALFENALLMDRSGEGEAVMKRLEDALQIAEEENKAKEARDVKLIMAQIQFLQKNVEDALNSYNELAKEDPKDFRPYFCRGMIYSLLDRNAEAREQFEKYRQLSPKKFEVDGYLRTPLSRVKLFGNDEN, from the coding sequence ATGAACTCCTCCTCCACTCTAGCCTCCTCCTCATCGTCCTCGTCTCTCTTTCATTTCAAACTCACTCCCTCTAAACCAACTCAACCTTTTCTTCTCCGTTTTGCCCCTCCACATTCCCACAATTCGCACCATGCCCCTGCCCTCAAAATCACAGCTTCCTCAACCAACCACAACACCCTCCTCCCAAGCAACGGCGGCCACAACTCAAACCCGATTCTCCAAAATCTCAAACATTATGCCAAAGCTGCAATTCTCATTGGCGTCGCTGCCACCATGTTCACCAAGTCCTCAACTTTGCTCGCCAGAGCCGAACCTCAGCCTACATTGACCGAACAAGCCCCAACCCAGGTCTCGGATGACGAGAATCAATCCTCATCGCCCTTGTCCGACTTCCTAGGCTCCAATTCGGAAGCCATCGAAGCCTTGAAATCGCTTCTGCAGCAGAAGCTCGAAAACGGCGAGGACGGTGAAGCGCTAAAGATCCTGCAGCGCTTGGCCTCGGCGCAGCCCTCGGCGACCGAGTGGAAGTTCATGATGGCTAGGGTGCTCTCCGAAATGGGCGAAAACGAAAACGCCCGCCAAGTGTTCGAGGAAATACTCGCGGCGGATCCTTTGTCCTTCGAGGCGTTGTTCGAGAACGCCCTGCTGATGGACCGCAGCGGCGAGGGCGAGGCGGTGATGAAGCGATTGGAGGACGCCTTGCAGATTGCGGAGGAGGAGAACAAAGCAAAGGAGGCTCGCGACGTTAAATTGATAATGGCACAAATTCAGTTCCTTCAGAAGAATGTGGAGGACGCTTTGAATAGCTATAACGAATTGGCAAAGGAGGACCCCAAAGACTTCAGGCCCTACTTTTGCCGCGGCATGATTTACAGTTTGCTTGACAGGAATGCAGAGGCGCGAGAGCAGTTTGAGAAGTACCGCCAGCTTTCGCCGAAGAAGTTCGAGGTGGATGGCTACTTGAGGACGCCATTGTCGCGAGTCAAGCTATTTGGGAACGATGAGAATTGA